From Solibacillus sp. FSL W7-1464:
TGATCCAGAACTGGTAGAACTCGTATGGTGATGTTTTGGCAGCATCCAGCCATACAGCACCACCCGCTGTTTTCCCGAATTTTGTACCGTCCGCTTTTGTTACAAGCGGAATTGTAATGCCGAATGCCTTCGCATTATCATCATGAGTTTTACGAATCATTTCCAAGCCCGTTGTAATATTGCCCCATTGATCCGAACCACCTACTTGAATACGAACGTTGTGGTGATCGTATAAGTGATTGAAGTCAATACCTTGGATTAATGTGTATGCAAATTCAGTGAATGAAATACCCGAATCCAGGCGTGATGCAACCGTATCTTTATTTAAGATGTAGTTAACATTGATCAGTTTCCCGTAGTCACGAAGGAAGTCGATTAATGTCATTGGACCGACCCAGTCATGATTGTTTACAAGAACAGCGCTGTTTGCCGCATCCGATGAAAAGTCGAATAAGCGCTCCATTTGCTTTTTAAGGCCTTGTACATTTTTTTCGATTTGGTCCATCGTCTGTAATTGACGCTCTTCAGAACGGCCAGATGGATCCCCTACTGTGCCTGTCGCTCCACCAACTAATAAAATCGGTGTATGACCTGCTTTTTGGAAACGACGTAATGTGAGCAATGGCACGATATGCCCGATATGCATCGAATCCGCTGTCGGGTCAACACCTACGTATAGGGAAACCTTTTCCTCGTTTAACAGCTTTTCCATACCTTCCGCGTCTGTTTGCTGGTATAACAGTCCGCGCCATTCCAAATCTTGCAGTAATTCGTTTTTCATTTGTTTTCTCTCCTTTTACATGATGCGTCATTTACTTGTAAGGAAACGAAAAACGTCCCTACACGCAAATGCATGCAGGGACGTCAAATTATTATTTAACGCGGTACCACCCGGCTTGAAGAAATTTCAGTCTTTCTTCCACTTTAAGCGTCTATAACGTGACGACCCGTTCAGGCTCCAAGTACGTAATTCATAAATGCGCTATGTCTAGCTTTCACCAACCGCTAGCTCTCTATGCAGGGAACACATTTACTACTGCAAACTCTTCGTTGCCGGAAATTTATATTTCTATTCTACCTAGAATATAGTTGATGTCAATATTTATATTCGCTTATATCTCAAATATGCTATAATAAACAAGATTTTAGGAGGTCGATGATGTGAGAGAATGGCTCGAAAAATTAAATAAAAAAATCGAAATCCTTGCTTCTTCAGAACGAATGCGCTACATCCGAATTGGAGGCGGTGTATTCTGGAATTTAACATTGCTGGCGATTATTTTTACAGCTGCGACACTGTTGTTTGTCGGAGGTGTCGGCGCAGGTTACTTCGCATCATTAACAAAGGATGAACCTTTGCGATCGAAAGAAGAAATGCGCGAACAAATTTTCAGCTATGAAGAAACAAGTGAACTTTATTTTGCGAACGATATTTACATAGGAAAAATCCGAACTGATTTAGACCGACGTGAAACATCGCTTGCCAATATATCCCCATCCTTAATTAATGCTGTACTTGCTACAGAGGATGAATATTTCCGGGAACATACCGGGATTGTACCAAAAGCAGTATTACGTGGATTACTGCAGGACGTATCCAACTCGTCAACACAGACAGGTGGCTCTACCCTTACACAACAATTAATAAAAAACCAAATATTAACGAATGAAGTTTCATACGAACGTAAAGCAAAGGAAATTTTACTTGCGTATCGTTTGGAACATTTTATGACAAAAGAAGAAATACTTGAAGCATATTTAAATATTATTCCGTACGGCCGAAACTCTTCAGGTCGTAATATTGCCGGCATCGAAACGGCTGCACAAGGTATTTTTGGTGTGTCCGCATCTAAACTAAACTTACCGCAGGCAGCTTATATTGCCGGCATCCCACAGGCACCTTTCACATACACACCTTTTACAAATAAAGGCGAGCAAAAAAGTGCGGAAGGGATACAGCCGGGCATTGACCGTATGAAAACGGTCCTTTATCGCATGCAGGAAGCAGGCTATATTACTGAAAAAGAGTATAACGAAGCAATTGCCTATGATATTACACAAGACTTCAAAGGTTATGAAATCCGTCCCGAAGAAAAATATCCTTGGTTGACTGCTGAGCTTGAGCTGCGTTCGAAAGAAATTTTCGCGGAAATACTCGCTGAAAAAGACGGTATTGACCCGGACCGTTTAAAAGAAGAAGAAAATTTAAAAGAAAAGTATACAATACTGGCTGACCGTACAATACGTTCCGGCGGTTATCGTATTTACTCAACGATCAATAAAGAAATGTATGATGCGATGAGAAAAGTGACGGAAGAATTCACTTTATATGGACAAACATATAAGAAAAAAGAAAAAGATCCGGAAACAGGCGAAGAAATCGAAGTGGATGTTCCCGTACAAACCGGAAGTATTGTTATTGATAATAAAACCGGCCGCATACTAAGTTTCGTCGGGGGACGCGACCATACTATCACACAAGTAAATCATGCAACGAATGCCTTCCGTTCAAACGGATCGACAATGAAGCCGTTACTTGCCTATGCACCGGCACTCGATTATGGTTTCATCGGTGCAGGAAGTCCAGTTGTCGATGTAAAATTTGTACGTCCAACTGACGGCTATGACCCTATAAACTATAACCCGAATCAGGAATTGGGAATTATACCAGCAAGACAGGCCGTTGCATCATCTCAAAACTTGGCCGTCCTTCGTTTATATGATTCCATTTTAGATCGTCGACCGGCAACCTATCTGGAAAAAATGGGCTTCTCTAAATTACAGCCGCAAGATTATGAAAACCTCTCTACCGTTCTTGGCGGTTTGAATATCGGGGCTTCAGTTGAAGAAAATACAAATGCTTATGCAACATTTGCCAATAACGGACAATTTATCGATGCATATATGATTGAACGCATTGAAGATCTGGACGGCAATATTGTTTATGAACATGAAGTTGCTCCGGTTGATGTATTTGCACCGGAAACAGCATATATAATGACCGATATGCTGCGCGATGTTATGAAGCCGGGTGGTACAGCTACATTGGCGAAAAGTCAGCTGAAATTCTCGTCTGACTTCGCTGCAAAATCGGGTACAACGCAGGACCATAACGATGTCTGGCTAGTCGGTTACAACCCGAATATTTCGGTAGGAGTCTGGATGGGTTATGAAAAGCAGCGTACCCTAAATGTATTCAATAACCGTTACCAGCATCCAAGTAACCGGGTGAACCGTTTATGGGCAAATTATCTGAATACACTTTATGACATCAACCCGGAACTCGTAGGTACGAAAGAAACATTCAAAAAACCTGAAGGCGTTGTGACAAGATCATTTTGTGGCATTTCTGGCCTGGCACCTTCTACTTCTTGTGCCAATGCCGGTTTAGTCACTTCCGATTTATTTAATAAAAATGTATTTTTACCGACACAGCCTGATGATAGCTTTGTATCTTCCACATCAGTTGTTATTAACGGCAACACATATGCTGCATTACCGAATACACCTACTGAATTTGTCCAAATGAGCGGTTTCGGATTAAATCAGGCCTTCGTTGACCGTATGTTAGGTTGGCTTGGTGGAGATGCATCAAAATTATTGTCATTCAGTTCAGGCAAGGGCGTTGTAACCGGTGCTCCATTCTCGGCAGACAGTGCACCGCCGCAATCTGTATTTGCGACATTGGCAAACGGTTCACTTTCATGGTCAGCTTCACCATCAAATGATGTTGTTGGCTATCGCGTGTACAGTGTGTCCGGCCAGGGAAGGTCACTTGTACGTTCATTAAAGTCTTATGAAGGTTACCGGGTTCCTGTTTCCCCAGGCGTTCGCTATATCGTTGTAGCGGTCGATATTACAGGATTGGAATCAGGCGCTTCGAACGAAGTCGGAGAAATTGTGGAAACTGCTCCACCTGCTCCACCGGAAACAGAAGAAGAAAATGTTGAACCTGAAGAAATAATCGAAGAACCTGAAGAACTCGATGAAATTGAGGTTGACGTTGATCCTGCTGAACCATCAGGAGAATAATATCAAAAAATCTCACCAACTAGAAAAAAGTTGGTGAGATTTTTTATTGCAATTAAATTGATACATGTTCCTCTTTTAATACATCTTTTAATAAATTAACCGCTTCATCGATTTCTTGTTCGCTAACCGTTAAAGGTGGTAATAGACGAATCACTTTCGGGCCGGCTGCAACCGTTAATAGACCCGCTTTATCCAATGCGGCAACATATGGTGCGACATCTTCGCCACCAAGGCTCAGACCAAGCATTAGGCCTTTACCCTGAACCGAATATTTATCTTCCGGAAAAGCTTCTTCCAGTTTTTTAATTAAATATGCCGATTTTTGTTCAACATTATCCAAAAAGGCATCATCGAATATTTGATCGATAACTGTTTGTGCAACGGCCACACCCAATGGATTCCCGCCGAATGTTGTACCGTGTGTCCCGGCACTAAACGTGTTAAACAGCTTTTCTGTCCCGAGAATCCCCCCAATCGGGAAACCGCCACCGAGACCTTTTGCCATTGAAACAATATCCGGTTTGATGGCTGTCTGCTCAAATGCAAAACGTGTCCCTGTACGTCCGATGCCTGTTTGTACTTCATCAACAATGACTAAAATATCCGATGATTGCTGAATTTCATGAATAGCTTTCGCGAACTCATCCGTTGCAGGATTTACTCCGCCTTCACCTTGAATCATTTCAAGCATAATTGCAGCAGTATCTGCATCAACTGCAGCTTTTAATGCTTCGACATCATTAAACGGCAATGTAATAAACTCGCTTACTAAAGGGCCGAAGCCGTTACGTACTTTATCTTGTCCGGTTGCACTCATCGCACCAAATGTACGTCCGTGAAAGCTCTGTTCAAACACAATAATCTTATGTTTTCCTGTATGTTTACGTGCTAATTTAATAGCTGCTTCATTCGCCTCTGCACCACTATTACAGAAAAATGCATACGATAAATGCAAATCTTTCACTAATGATGCAGCAAGTTTTTCCTGTCCCGGACTTTCAAATAAGTTACTAATATGCCACAGTTTCTGACTTTGTTTTTGAATCGCTTCAACGATTGATGGATGTGCATGCCCTAAACTACAAACAGCAATGCCGCTCGTGAAATCTAAATATCTTTTCCCTGTCGTATCGAATACTTCTGTTCCTTTTCCTTCGACAATAGCAAAAGGTCTTCTCGCGTAATTTTGGAATAATGCACTCATTTCACTAGCTCCTCACTTAAAATAGTCGTCCCGGTTAAAGTCTCATTGACAATTTGTACAGAAGGTATACCCGCCTTCAAACAATTAAGAGCGCCTTGCACTTTCGGAATCATTCCGCCGTAAATATGCCCTTCGTCAATCCATTGTTCGATTAAGCCTGGTGTCACTTCTTTCTGGTATTCATCCTGTATGCGAATACCGGCGACATCCGTCACAAGCAGGAGACAATCCGCCTCAACGGCCAATGCAATTTCACTTGCCACTGTATCGCCGTTAATGTTCAGCGCCTGCCCATCCTTTGTTGCACCGATACATGCAATGACAGGTACAATTCCAGCATCTATCAAAGAGTTTAACATATTAATATTAACATGCTTCACTTCGCCTACATATGCGTAAGTTTCATAATCTAAATATTCACTTTCCAGCAGCCCGCCATCAAAACCATTGAGTCCGATAGCAGAAATATTCGCTGAATGGAGCTCATGGACGAGCAAAGGATTTACTTTCCCAATTAAAGTTGACTGCACAATACCGATCATTTCTTCACTCGTTACACGCAGTCCGTTTACTGTATGGGACTGAATTCCGGCAGCGGCTAATTCGCGGTTAATTGCAGGACCTCCGCCATGTGTAATAATGAGTTGGATTCCTTGTTCCTGCAATGCTTTGAAATTGCGAAAGAAGGCCTCGTTAAGACCTTCTAATGTGCTGCCACCAAGCTTGATGACCATTTTACGAGCGGTATGATGCGTTGATTTGAACGTAGTCATAAGTCAAGTCACACCCCCATGCAAACCCGTGCCCTTTACCGACTTCCAGTGACACATATATTTTTACTTCATGCTGTTTTAAAATTTCGATGAGCTCTTCTTCCGAAAATTTGATTGGTTCGCCGTTTTCCACCATTGTTGCTCCACCGATTTTAATTGTAATTTTATCGGGATCGATTACAGCGCCAGAATAGCCAACTGCTGCAATAATACGCCCCCAGTTTGCATCACAGCCAAACACTGCTGTTTTTACAAGTGGTGAACCTACTACTGTTTTTGCGATTTTACGAGCTTCTTCATCTGAAACCGCTCCATCCACTTCTACTTCAATCAGCTTTGTCGCGCCTTCCCCATCACGTGCAATTGACTTTGCTAAATCTTCTGCTACAAGACGCAGTGCTGTGTAAAAGTTTTCCCAGTCAGGATGTGCAGGAGATAGCGGTTCATTTCCTGCTAAACCGTTTGCCATTACAATAACCGTATCGTTCGTTGATGTATCACCATCAACTGTAATCGAGTTGAATGTGCAATCCGTTACACTCGATAATGCTTTTTGCAGCTCTTCTGATTCAATATTGGCATCTGTTGTAATAAACCCGAGCATTGTCGCCATATTCGGTTCAATCATGCCTGAGCCTTTAGCCGTTCCTGAAACAATTATTTCCTTGCCGTCAATGATCGTTGCATAAGTTGTATTTTTCATTACTGTATCCGTCGTTAAAATTGCCTGGGAAAAATCAATCCCGCTTTCAAGCTTTGAATCCGGATTTAAAAGCTCTACACCTTTTTTTACGGGTTCCATTTTCATTATTTCCCCGATGACACCTGTAGAGGCTACTCCTACCAGATTAGATGCGATGCCAAGCTTTTGTGCGGCAAGCAGTTGCATTTCATATGCATCCAATAGTCCTTGTTTGCCTGTGCATGCATTGGCATTTCCTGAATTTACGATGATCGCCTGCATTTTTTTCGATTCATAAACAACTTCTTTTGTTACTTTCAGCGGTGCTGCCTGGACTGCATTTGTCGTAAATACACCGGCAACGCTAGCTGGTACTTCGCTTATTAAAATTGCTAAATCTTTTTTCTTATGTTTAAGTCCGCAATGAACACCTGCTGCAGTAAACCCTTTTGGCGATACGATATTTTTGCTTGATAATTTTTTCATCTCTATTGTTGAAGTCATCTAATGACCCTCCCCTAATTGTCCACGTCATAATATACGGGTGATTTCCATTCCAGGTCGGACGCTTTCCGCCGAGGATGGCGGCAATTTATTGCGGCCACCGCAGAAGCAGCGTCCTGATGAATGAGAAGGCACAATCCACTCGCCTCCCCTCCATTCCGATCAACTTGTTTTTCATTTTTTCTTATCTTGATAAATTAAATAAAATACGGAACGAGTTGTAAGCCCGTTTGCTGCGGGAGACCGAATTGAACATTCATGTTCTGAATTGCCTGCCCCGCTGCTCCTTTAACCAAATTATCGATCACACCGACAATCGTTGCCCGATTTGTCCTTTCATCGAGCTTCACGTATATGTCGCAATAGTTCGAACCTTTTACGCGATTTGTTCCTATTGCGGAAGCTTCTTGAATGACACGGACAAATGGATGGTCTTTATACGTTTCTGTTAAACAGTCCACTAATTGTGCTTGTGTCACACCTTCAGTTACTTGAGCATAGGAAGTTGCTAAAATACCTCGTGTCATCGGGACTAGATGTGTATTAAACGTGATTGTTGTTTCAATATCGGTAAACATTGAAATCGCTTGTTCGATTTCGGGAATGTGCTGGTGTTCATTAATTTTATAAATCGAGAAGCTTTCATTTGCTTCACTGAAATGTGTTGCTTGTGAAGGTTTATTACCTGCCCCTGAAATTCCGCTCTTTGCATCAATGACCAGGAAGCCAGGGTCAATTAACCGATGTTTTATAAGAGGCAGGATAGATAATAATACGGCCGTCGGATAACAGCCCGGATTGGCAATTAAATCTGCCTTTTCTATAGCTGGCTCATTCCACTCCGTTAATCCGTACACACTTCGCGCCACTACTTCCTGTGGAGCCGGATTTTTTTTATACCATGTTTCATAGCTTGCTAAATTTTTCAGTCGGAAATCCCCTGATAAATCAATTAGTTTTGGTCCTCTCTCAACTAAAGACGGGAAAATCGTACTTGATACCCCCGAAGGTGTACTTGCAAAGACGACATCATATTCCGCCAATGCATCATCATCCAATTTGAGTAATGGCTGATTATAAATATCCGTTAAGTGTGGAAATTTATCCGAAAATTGAGTCCCTTCATCCGAGGAGGTAAATAATCCAATTTCTTCTATTTCCTTATGATTATGCAAAAATCGTAGTAGTTCTAATCCACCGTAACCTGTTGCACCAATAATACCTGCTTTCATGTTGTCACCCCGTCATTTTTATATGGCTAATACTTTTCTACGAATCTAAATGATAAAAATAAGTATAAGTATGTATAATTATTTAGTCAACTGTATTTTTATATAATTGTAGATTATTCTAAATTATCGTTCAATAATAATACAAAAAGGCGCCTACATATGTAAGCGCCCCGATTTAAGAAGTACCGGCATATAAAGTTAATCTTCCATTGTAGATAGATCGCCTGCCGGTAAGTCCAGTTCCCATGCTTTTAACACACGGCGCATTATTTTACCGCTTCGGGTTTTCGGCAGCTTATCTTTGAATTCAATTTCACGTGGTGCTGAATGGGCGGATAACCCTGTTTTTACAAAGTCCCGAATATTCGCTTCTAGCGTTTCGCTCGGCTCCACTCCTTCACGCAATGAAATAAATGCCTTAATAATTTCTCCTCGTACAGGATCTGGTTTTCCAATTACACCCGCTTCCACCACATCAGGATGTTCAAGCAGTTTACTTTCCACTTCAAATGGCCCAACCCGTTCTCCTGCCGTCATAATAACATCGTCCACGCGACCTTGAAACCAGAAGTAACCTTCCTCGTCCATAAATGCAGAATCTCCTGAAACATACCATTCTCCTTTTAAAAAATAAGATTCATAGCGTTCTGGATTACCCCAAATTTGCCGCATCATCGCAGGCCATCCTTTTTTGATCGCCAAATTCCCCATCGTATAAGGCGGTACTTCATTGCCTTGATCGTCTACAATCGTTGCATGAATACCCGGCACTGGTTTTCCCATTGAACCTGGCTTAATATCCATCGATGGATAGTTACAGATTATATGGCCTCCCGTTTCCGTCATCCACCATGTATCGTGAATACGATGGTTTAAAATCTCCATTCCCCACTTCACTACTTCCGGGTTCAATGGTTCACCGACCGATAAAACGTGACGAAGTGTAGAAAGGTTATATTTGCCGATAATATTCGGACCTGCACCCATCAACATCCGAAATGCAGTTGGCGCACTATACCATACCGTGACACCATATTCCTCAATTGCTCCATACCAGGCTTGCGGACTGAAGCGCCCCCCTATGACAACATTAGTCACACCGTTTAACCAAGGTCCAAAAATTCCGTAAGCTGTACCGGTCACCCAACCAGGATCGGCTGTGCACCAGTAAATATCGTCCTCCTTTAGATCCAGTACCCACTGTGCTGTCTGGTATTGCTGAACCATTGCATAATGGACTTGCAATACCCCTTTTGGTGCACCCGTTGAGCCGGATGTATAATGCAAAATGGAGCCATCTTCCTTATCGACCCATTCAATGTCAAAATCCCGAGATGCCTCTGCAAAGTATTTATTAAAATCTAAAATCTTATCCGTTTCTTCAATATTTTCCCCGACTACAAAGACCGTTTTTAAATGCGGTAGCTTTTCCAGCGGTACTCTGTTCAACAATTCAGGCGTTGTTATGATTGCTGTCGCCTCACTGTCCATTAAACGGTCATACACGGCACCTTCCATAAATGCTTCGAATAATGGACCTACTATTGCGCCAATCTTCAATGCACCAATTAAGCTGAAATAAAGTTCCGGCGAGCGCGGCATAAAAATAAAAATACGTTCACCTTTTTTTAAATCCGCCTTTTCTTTCAACACATTCGCCGCTTTATTCGAAAGACGTTTCATATCATAAAAAGAATATGCCTCATTCCGGCTCCCATCATTATAATAAAGAGCCACTTTGTTTTTGCGGTGTGTTGATGCATGCCGGTCAACTGCCTCATAAGCAATATTGACTTTCCCCGTTTCAAACCAAGAAAATGCTTTTTCACTATGTTGCCAATCATGATTTGCAGCTGTTTCCTCATAATTTTTTAAATTATGTTCCCCCGGAATAACTGCAAGCTTTTCCATTGTTTTCGTCCCCATGAAAAATCCCCTTTCATTAAAAACTACAATCATTTTACAATAAAAATACTATAATAGGCAAAATATTTAAAACTTTCAATCAATTTAGTTACATCTCGCGAATTTAAGCGTATTTTCGCATGAAATAGAGTATAATAGATGTATTAAAAGCAGGTGGTGTGATTATGATTCATGTGAAAAATTATTATAGTCTTGAATTCAAAACGGGGAATGGTAATGTTTTAGTAGAAGGACCCGTTTCTTCCGAAAAACTTGCTACCTACACATTACATGAAGATTTAAAAGCTTTTAGACCTTCCCATCAGCAGCATGAAGCACTTGTCGGAATTGCTAAGCTTGAAGAAGGGCGCATTGTTGTCATTCGGCAGGATAATATAATCGTCGGCTATGTTACGTACCTCTATCCGGATCCGCTGGAGCGCTGGTCAGAAGACCGGATTCCAAATATGATTGAGCTTGGTGCCATTGAAGTCATACCTGCTTTTAGAGGATCAGGTGCAGGCAAAAAATTATTGGAAGTATCATTTATGGATGATGCTTTGGAAGATTATTTAGTGATTACAACTGAATATTACTGGCATTGGGATTTAAAAGGAACAGGTTTATCTGTATGGGAATATCGGAATATGATGGAGAGAATGATGACCTCTGTCAATTTCGAGTATTATGCAACAGATGACCCTGAAATAACTTCCCATCCTGCCAACTGTCTAATGGCACGTGTGGGGGCACGTGTGGGAAATGAGACATTGGAGAGATTTGACAGACTTCGCTTTAGAAATCGTTTCATGTATTAATTCTTATCACAAAGGGGAATGAACTATGATCGTCGAAGAAATTATGCACAGAAAGATACATACACTTCTGCCTGAAAATACCGTGCGGGATGCTGTGCGTCTTATGCGGGAAAAAAATATACGCCATGTACCAATTGTAAACAAAGACAATCTGGTTGTAGGAATCATAACAGATCATGACTTAAAAAATGCTTTACCTTCCCGGTTGCGCGAAGAACCGGACTCTACGGTTTATGATGCCCCAATCGGGGAAATCATGGTCAAAAATCCGATAGTCGGTCATCCGCTAGACTTCGTTGAAGAAGTTGCCATGACTTTCTATGATGCTAAAATCAGTTGCCTGCCTATTGTCACTGCCGGAAAACTGGTTGGTATCGTAACAACGACTGATTTACTGTATACCTACATCGAATTAACAGGCGCTCATAAACCCGGCTCTAAAATTGATATCCGGGTAAATGACAAACCCGGCATGCTGTTTGAAATAACGAAAGTCTTCCATGATAATAAGGCAAATGTATTAAGTGTTCTCGTATATCCCGATGGTGAAAATGTGAAGTCCCGAATTGTAAGTGTCCGTCTGCAAGTAATCAATCCGCTGCATATTATTGAAGAGTTGCGAAAGCAAGGATACGATGTATTGTGGCCAAACCTGCCTGGCATTACATTATGAAAAAAGCTGTATTTATTTATTCACCGGAACAACTTACTTACAAATTTTCGGACACCCACCCGTTTAACCATAAACGATTACACTTAACGATTGATTTACTGAAAAATATCGGTGCACTCCAAAATGAGGATATCGTCCCTGCCCGTATTGCAACAGATGAAGAAATTGCACTGGCCCACGACATGCAGTATATCGAAATCGTAAAAAAAGCTGGTCATGGGGAGTTAACCGTCCAGCAAGGGGAACCATATGGTATTGGAACAGAGGATACACCGATTTTTAAAAATATGCACGAAGCAAGCGCGCTGTTGGTCGGCGGGACCTTACAGGCGGTCGATCAGGTACTGCAGGGAAAAGCCCAGCACGCATTAAACTTGGGCGGCGGTCTCCATCACGGATTCCGCGGAAAAGCATCCGGTTTTTGCATTTATAATGACAGCAGTGTAGCCATTAAATATATTCAGGAGAAGTACGGCCTGCGCGTTTTATATGTAGATACTGATGCCCATCATGGGGATGGCGTTCAATGGTCCTTTTATGATGATCCGAATGTATGTACATTGTCGATTCATGAGACGGGCCGCTATTTATTTCCGGGTACAGGCAATATTACAGAGCGCGGGAACGGTGAAGGATACGGTACTTCTTTTAACTTCCCGATAGATGCGTTTACAGAAGATGAAAGCTTTCTGGAAATATATGAACAGTCAATGCGGGAAGTATTTGAATTTTTCAAACCCGATGTCGTACTGACACAAAATGGTGCAGATGCCCATTATTTTGACCCGCTCACACATCTGTACGGGACAATGAATATTTATAAAGAAATACCGAAGCTTGCGCATAAATTGGCACATGAATATTGTGAAGGCCGCTGGATTGCTGTAGGTGGCGGAGGGTATGATATTTGGCGGGTCGTTCCGCGGGCCTGGTCCCATATTTGGACAGAGATGACCGATCAGCCTGCTCCGACTGGACCGTTACCGCAGCAATGGCTTGATAAATGGCAAGCGGAATCACCTGTTCCGCTAATCCCGACCTGGAATGACCCATACCCATTATATGACCCTATTCCGCGCAAAGCTGAAATTGAGGAAAAAAATGCACGAATGCTTGAAAAAGCACTACATATAATTCGGACAGAAAAAAACCGTTCGTAACGGTTGCAATAAATATCGTAAAAATTTTGAAGCGATAAATAAAACAAAGCGCCTGTCAGCTGTAGACAGGCGCTTTGTTATTTACTCGAACCACGCTTTTCAATGCGGTGAGGCAAGATGACATGCTGCTGTTCAACTTCCTCTTTGTTCATATACTTCGTTAATAATCGCATTGCGACCGCTCCAATATCGTATAAAGGCAATACAACACTTGTAAGTCTTGGGCGTACCATGCGCGCTAGTTTGGAATTTTCGAAGCTGATGATTTCAACATCATTCGGTACATTTTTTCCTTTATCTTGAATGCCATGTACGAGTCCAATGGCAAGCTCATCATTTCCGACAAAAATGGCTGTAGGCGGTTGCTGCAGTTCACTTAAATTCGCCCAGCTTTCCAACCCGTCATCATAAGAGCCGTCCCCGGCAACAATTAATGCTTGGTCTATTTCGATATTTGCTTTTTCCAGTGCATCTTTATAGGCTGCAAGTTTATGCTGGCCA
This genomic window contains:
- the tyrS gene encoding tyrosine--tRNA ligase, encoding MKNELLQDLEWRGLLYQQTDAEGMEKLLNEEKVSLYVGVDPTADSMHIGHIVPLLTLRRFQKAGHTPILLVGGATGTVGDPSGRSEERQLQTMDQIEKNVQGLKKQMERLFDFSSDAANSAVLVNNHDWVGPMTLIDFLRDYGKLINVNYILNKDTVASRLDSGISFTEFAYTLIQGIDFNHLYDHHNVRIQVGGSDQWGNITTGLEMIRKTHDDNAKAFGITIPLVTKADGTKFGKTAGGAVWLDAAKTSPYEFYQFWINTADADVVKYLKIFTFLTREEIEGLAVSVEEEPHLRKAQKALAEEMTRLIHGEEGLEAAERITKALFSGDLKALSVEEMKVAFSGVPSVEVAKEDKNIVELIVEAGISSSKRQAREDVTNGAISVNGEKITDLEYVMDAKDRLEDAFAIIRRGKKKYHMVKFA
- a CDS encoding transglycosylase domain-containing protein yields the protein MREWLEKLNKKIEILASSERMRYIRIGGGVFWNLTLLAIIFTAATLLFVGGVGAGYFASLTKDEPLRSKEEMREQIFSYEETSELYFANDIYIGKIRTDLDRRETSLANISPSLINAVLATEDEYFREHTGIVPKAVLRGLLQDVSNSSTQTGGSTLTQQLIKNQILTNEVSYERKAKEILLAYRLEHFMTKEEILEAYLNIIPYGRNSSGRNIAGIETAAQGIFGVSASKLNLPQAAYIAGIPQAPFTYTPFTNKGEQKSAEGIQPGIDRMKTVLYRMQEAGYITEKEYNEAIAYDITQDFKGYEIRPEEKYPWLTAELELRSKEIFAEILAEKDGIDPDRLKEEENLKEKYTILADRTIRSGGYRIYSTINKEMYDAMRKVTEEFTLYGQTYKKKEKDPETGEEIEVDVPVQTGSIVIDNKTGRILSFVGGRDHTITQVNHATNAFRSNGSTMKPLLAYAPALDYGFIGAGSPVVDVKFVRPTDGYDPINYNPNQELGIIPARQAVASSQNLAVLRLYDSILDRRPATYLEKMGFSKLQPQDYENLSTVLGGLNIGASVEENTNAYATFANNGQFIDAYMIERIEDLDGNIVYEHEVAPVDVFAPETAYIMTDMLRDVMKPGGTATLAKSQLKFSSDFAAKSGTTQDHNDVWLVGYNPNISVGVWMGYEKQRTLNVFNNRYQHPSNRVNRLWANYLNTLYDINPELVGTKETFKKPEGVVTRSFCGISGLAPSTSCANAGLVTSDLFNKNVFLPTQPDDSFVSSTSVVINGNTYAALPNTPTEFVQMSGFGLNQAFVDRMLGWLGGDASKLLSFSSGKGVVTGAPFSADSAPPQSVFATLANGSLSWSASPSNDVVGYRVYSVSGQGRSLVRSLKSYEGYRVPVSPGVRYIVVAVDITGLESGASNEVGEIVETAPPAPPETEEENVEPEEIIEEPEELDEIEVDVDPAEPSGE
- a CDS encoding acetylornithine transaminase, with amino-acid sequence MSALFQNYARRPFAIVEGKGTEVFDTTGKRYLDFTSGIAVCSLGHAHPSIVEAIQKQSQKLWHISNLFESPGQEKLAASLVKDLHLSYAFFCNSGAEANEAAIKLARKHTGKHKIIVFEQSFHGRTFGAMSATGQDKVRNGFGPLVSEFITLPFNDVEALKAAVDADTAAIMLEMIQGEGGVNPATDEFAKAIHEIQQSSDILVIVDEVQTGIGRTGTRFAFEQTAIKPDIVSMAKGLGGGFPIGGILGTEKLFNTFSAGTHGTTFGGNPLGVAVAQTVIDQIFDDAFLDNVEQKSAYLIKKLEEAFPEDKYSVQGKGLMLGLSLGGEDVAPYVAALDKAGLLTVAAGPKVIRLLPPLTVSEQEIDEAVNLLKDVLKEEHVSI
- the argB gene encoding acetylglutamate kinase, which codes for MTTFKSTHHTARKMVIKLGGSTLEGLNEAFFRNFKALQEQGIQLIITHGGGPAINRELAAAGIQSHTVNGLRVTSEEMIGIVQSTLIGKVNPLLVHELHSANISAIGLNGFDGGLLESEYLDYETYAYVGEVKHVNINMLNSLIDAGIVPVIACIGATKDGQALNINGDTVASEIALAVEADCLLLVTDVAGIRIQDEYQKEVTPGLIEQWIDEGHIYGGMIPKVQGALNCLKAGIPSVQIVNETLTGTTILSEELVK